From the genome of Motilibacter aurantiacus, one region includes:
- a CDS encoding cyclase family protein, with translation MTTRHLLDLSHPITDGMVTYPGLDAPVVRTVVDRQDSARRLAPGVSFEILGVDLVANTGTYLDAPRHFHAAGADIASLPLERLVDVPVTLVDVRGDGPVDAARLAHVTWERGRAILLWTGWSRHWGSPAYVTGGPFVTADAVQVLLAAEPALVGIDALNIDSPADPARPAHCGLLHAGVPIVEHLTGLDELHRATGGEAGRARLTALPAPFAQLGTFPVRAVASVSGT, from the coding sequence GTGACCACCCGACACCTGCTCGACCTCAGCCACCCGATCACCGACGGCATGGTGACCTACCCCGGGCTCGACGCCCCGGTGGTGCGCACCGTCGTCGACCGGCAGGACTCGGCGCGGCGGCTCGCTCCCGGCGTCTCGTTCGAGATCCTCGGCGTCGACCTGGTCGCCAACACCGGCACCTACCTCGACGCCCCGCGCCACTTCCACGCAGCAGGCGCCGACATCGCGTCCCTGCCGCTCGAGCGCCTGGTCGACGTCCCGGTGACGTTGGTCGACGTGCGCGGCGACGGACCGGTCGACGCCGCACGCCTCGCGCACGTGACGTGGGAACGTGGACGCGCGATTCTGCTGTGGACCGGCTGGTCGCGGCACTGGGGCTCCCCGGCGTACGTCACCGGCGGGCCGTTCGTGACGGCGGACGCCGTGCAGGTGCTGCTGGCCGCGGAGCCTGCTCTCGTCGGGATCGACGCGCTCAACATCGACTCGCCGGCGGACCCGGCCCGGCCCGCGCACTGCGGCCTGCTGCACGCCGGCGTCCCGATCGTCGAGCACCTCACCGGGCTGGACGAGCTGCACCGGGCGACCGGCGGCGAGGCGGGGCGGGCCCGGCTCACGGCCCTGCCCGCGCCGTTCGCGCAGCTCGGGACGTTCCCGGTGCGGGCCGTCGCGAGCGTGTCGGGGACGTAG
- a CDS encoding FkbM family methyltransferase, translating to MAAPLSYYPRLLRAYWKETGSPASFARLLRVRLARSKGIGRLAFPRPGVAEVQVRSLGGRVALRSHSTDVSVLGELVVSDGYEPVVRLLPPPSTIVDLGANTGLAARWLLGAYARAGGRPRLLAVEPEPGNLEVLRRNVAGLPEVAVAPVAVAADAREVTLRTTSGEHGFTMLGDGPGGVRVPARPLADLLEEHGFAEVGLLKVDIEGGEREVFADCSPWIGRVRSMVVECHAGYTVEALLADLERGGGAFEVLDVDRKPAWGFEVAVLRAV from the coding sequence GTGGCCGCGCCGCTCTCCTACTACCCGCGGCTGCTGCGCGCGTACTGGAAGGAGACCGGCTCGCCGGCGTCCTTCGCCCGGCTGCTGCGGGTACGGCTGGCGAGGTCGAAGGGCATCGGCAGGCTCGCCTTCCCCCGCCCCGGGGTCGCCGAGGTGCAGGTGCGGTCGCTGGGCGGCCGGGTCGCCCTGCGCAGCCACAGCACCGACGTCAGCGTCCTCGGCGAGCTCGTCGTGTCCGACGGCTACGAGCCCGTCGTCCGCCTCCTCCCGCCGCCGTCCACCATCGTCGACCTCGGGGCCAACACCGGCCTCGCCGCCCGCTGGCTGCTCGGGGCGTACGCGCGCGCCGGCGGCCGCCCGCGGCTGCTCGCGGTCGAGCCCGAGCCCGGGAACCTCGAGGTCCTGCGCCGCAACGTGGCCGGGCTTCCCGAGGTCGCGGTCGCGCCGGTCGCGGTCGCCGCGGACGCGCGCGAGGTGACGCTGCGCACGACGAGCGGCGAGCACGGCTTCACCATGCTCGGTGACGGGCCGGGCGGCGTGCGGGTGCCCGCCCGCCCTCTCGCCGACCTGCTCGAGGAGCACGGCTTCGCCGAGGTCGGCCTGCTCAAGGTCGACATCGAGGGCGGCGAGCGCGAGGTGTTCGCCGACTGCTCGCCGTGGATCGGCCGGGTGCGCTCGATGGTCGTCGAGTGCCACGCCGGCTACACCGTCGAGGCGCTGCTGGCCGACCTCGAGCGCGGGGGCGGCGCGTTCGAGGTCCTCGACGTCGACCGCAAGCCGGCGTGGGGCTTCGAGGTCGCGGTCCTCCGAGCAGTCTGA
- a CDS encoding TetR/AcrR family transcriptional regulator has protein sequence MSEYTGRGDPTLGMQLLWGVRGAPSRGPKPKLDVEAVVRGAIAVADTEGLPALSMRRVADELGVGVMSLYRYVPNKAQLIDVMLDRVCAETARPEQVEGGWRARLELIAREEWKLCLRHPWVLQVAASRPPLGPNVIAKYDYELRAVDGIGLSDLEMDAVVTLVSVFVHGVARGAVDAAAAPVRTGMSDLEWWEAHAPLLGQVLDADKYPLAVRVGAAAGEEYQAATAPERTFEFGLERLLDGVAALVDARGRA, from the coding sequence ATGAGCGAGTACACCGGCCGCGGCGACCCGACGCTCGGCATGCAGCTGCTGTGGGGAGTGCGGGGCGCGCCCAGCCGGGGGCCGAAGCCGAAGCTGGACGTCGAGGCGGTCGTCCGTGGCGCGATCGCGGTCGCGGATACGGAGGGGCTGCCGGCGCTGTCGATGCGCAGGGTCGCCGACGAGCTCGGCGTCGGGGTGATGTCGCTCTACCGCTACGTGCCGAACAAGGCCCAGCTGATCGACGTCATGCTCGACCGTGTCTGCGCCGAGACCGCCCGGCCCGAGCAGGTCGAGGGGGGCTGGCGCGCCCGGCTGGAGCTCATCGCCCGCGAGGAGTGGAAGCTCTGCCTGCGCCACCCCTGGGTCCTGCAGGTGGCGGCGTCCCGGCCGCCGCTGGGCCCGAACGTCATCGCCAAGTACGACTACGAGCTGCGCGCCGTCGACGGCATCGGGCTCTCCGACCTCGAGATGGACGCCGTCGTCACGCTCGTGTCCGTGTTCGTGCACGGGGTCGCGCGGGGCGCGGTCGACGCGGCGGCCGCCCCGGTACGCACCGGGATGAGCGACCTGGAGTGGTGGGAGGCGCACGCCCCGCTGCTCGGGCAGGTCCTCGACGCCGACAAGTACCCGCTGGCCGTACGTGTCGGCGCGGCCGCGGGGGAGGAGTACCAGGCGGCCACCGCGCCGGAGCGGACGTTCGAGTTCGGGCTCGAGCGGCTGCTCGACGGGGTGGCGGCACTGGTGGACGCCAGGGGGCGCGCGTAG
- a CDS encoding winged helix-turn-helix transcriptional regulator: MATTTAAQKRAQAKAEYDAFLAACPSRQLLDRVSDKWTTLTLCALAGTGGPVRARGRAAGPRPLRYSELARALAGVSQKMLTQTLRSLERDGLVTRTVTPTVPVTVTYELTDLGRSLQLVVGALKAWAETHMDDVLAHRAAQEGAGA; this comes from the coding sequence GTGGCGACGACGACCGCGGCGCAGAAGCGGGCGCAGGCGAAGGCCGAGTACGACGCCTTCCTCGCGGCCTGCCCGAGCCGGCAGCTGCTCGACCGGGTGTCGGACAAGTGGACGACCCTGACCCTCTGCGCGCTCGCCGGCACCGGTGGGCCGGTCCGCGCGCGCGGCCGGGCAGCCGGGCCCCGCCCGCTGCGCTACTCCGAGCTCGCCCGCGCGTTGGCGGGGGTCAGCCAGAAGATGCTGACGCAGACCCTGCGCTCGTTGGAGCGCGACGGCCTCGTCACGCGCACGGTGACGCCCACCGTGCCGGTCACGGTGACCTACGAGCTGACCGACCTCGGCCGGTCGCTGCAACTGGTCGTGGGCGCGCTCAAGGCGTGGGCCGAGACGCACATGGACGACGTCCTCGCCCATCGCGCCGCACAGGAGGGCGCCGGCGCCTGA
- a CDS encoding glycoside hydrolase family 3 N-terminal domain-containing protein codes for MRARHPLLRLAGAALAAGVLAAAVPSQGHAAPPPARDRATALLAAMTPAQRVGQLFMAGTPATDAAAGVELVTRYAVGNVMLTGRSTAGSRPTALVAHRLQAAVRRTAPGLFVATDQEGGAVQVLRGPGFSAMPSALAQGRLPTATLMARARSWGRQLQGAGVNLNLAPVVDTVPSPAAAASNAPIGHWERQYGYTPTSVAAAGVAVTRGMLAAGVGTAVKHFPGLGRVTANTDTARNVVDRVTTRTDAYLRPFAAAVKAGSPFVMVSSAYYRRIDPSRPAAFSSTVIDGMLRHDLGFHGVVISDDIGNAVQLSEWSPAERAVRFLAAGGDMVLTVNPSVVPEMVSAVLAKVKADSGFAKRVDAAALRVLRAKERMGLLPSAGGR; via the coding sequence GTGCGTGCGCGCCACCCCCTCCTCCGGCTGGCCGGAGCGGCCCTGGCCGCCGGCGTCCTGGCCGCGGCGGTCCCGTCGCAGGGGCACGCCGCTCCCCCGCCCGCGCGGGACCGGGCCACCGCCCTGCTGGCGGCGATGACCCCCGCCCAGCGGGTCGGGCAGCTGTTCATGGCCGGCACGCCCGCTACGGACGCGGCCGCCGGGGTCGAGCTCGTCACGCGCTACGCGGTCGGCAACGTGATGCTGACCGGGCGGAGCACCGCCGGGTCCCGGCCGACGGCCCTGGTCGCCCACCGGCTGCAGGCAGCGGTACGCCGCACCGCCCCCGGGCTCTTCGTCGCCACCGACCAGGAGGGCGGGGCGGTCCAGGTGCTGCGCGGCCCCGGCTTCTCGGCGATGCCGAGCGCGCTCGCCCAGGGCCGCCTGCCGACGGCGACCCTCATGGCCCGCGCCCGGAGCTGGGGCCGGCAACTGCAGGGAGCGGGGGTCAACCTCAACCTCGCCCCCGTCGTGGACACCGTCCCCAGCCCGGCCGCGGCCGCGTCGAACGCCCCCATCGGCCACTGGGAGCGCCAGTACGGCTACACCCCCACGTCGGTCGCCGCAGCAGGGGTCGCGGTCACCAGGGGCATGCTCGCGGCGGGCGTCGGCACGGCGGTGAAGCACTTCCCCGGGCTCGGGCGCGTCACCGCCAACACCGACACCGCCCGCAACGTCGTGGACCGGGTGACGACCCGCACGGACGCGTACCTCCGGCCCTTCGCGGCGGCCGTCAAGGCGGGCTCGCCCTTCGTCATGGTGTCGAGCGCCTACTACCGGCGCATCGACCCATCGAGGCCCGCCGCCTTCTCGTCCACCGTGATCGACGGCATGCTCCGCCACGACCTCGGCTTCCACGGGGTCGTCATCAGCGACGACATCGGCAACGCGGTGCAGCTGTCCGAGTGGTCACCCGCCGAGCGGGCGGTGCGGTTCCTCGCGGCGGGCGGCGACATGGTGCTCACCGTCAACCCGTCCGTCGTCCCCGAGATGGTCTCCGCCGTCCTCGCGAAGGTGAAGGCCGATTCGGGATTCGCCAAGCGGGTCGACGCCGCCGCGCTGCGGGTGCTGCGGGCGAAGGAGCGGATGGGGCTGCTGCCGTCGGCGGGAGGGCGCTAG
- a CDS encoding oxidoreductase yields MSTTTTTLPGGTWRLGDLAVTRFGYGAMQLAGPGVMGPPADPDGARTVLREAVELGITHIDTAHAYGPGVTNELLREALHPYPASLRIATKVGAVRDEQGGWPPARKPDDLRRAVEANLTTLGVDVLDVVNLRLGDASGPRPEPVAESFGTLAELQQQGLIRHLGVSNATAEQVAEARAIAPVVCVQNMYNLAVRHDDELIDALAADGIAYVPFFPLGGFSPLQSAALSGVAARVGAAPMAVALSWLLQRSPNILLIPGTRSVDHLRENVAGAGLALSASDVAELDGIGG; encoded by the coding sequence ATGAGCACGACCACCACCACGCTTCCCGGCGGCACCTGGCGCCTCGGCGACCTGGCCGTCACCCGCTTCGGCTACGGCGCCATGCAGCTCGCGGGCCCCGGCGTCATGGGGCCTCCGGCCGACCCTGACGGCGCTCGCACGGTCCTGCGGGAGGCCGTCGAGCTGGGCATCACGCACATCGACACCGCCCACGCGTACGGGCCCGGTGTCACCAACGAGCTGCTCCGGGAGGCGCTGCACCCCTACCCGGCGTCGCTGCGGATCGCGACCAAGGTCGGCGCGGTCCGCGACGAGCAGGGCGGCTGGCCGCCCGCCCGGAAGCCCGACGACCTGCGGCGCGCGGTCGAGGCGAACCTCACCACCCTCGGGGTGGATGTGCTCGACGTGGTCAACCTCAGGCTCGGCGACGCGAGCGGCCCGCGGCCCGAGCCGGTCGCGGAGTCGTTCGGGACGCTCGCCGAGCTGCAGCAGCAGGGCCTCATCCGGCACCTCGGGGTCAGCAACGCGACCGCCGAGCAGGTGGCCGAGGCGCGGGCCATCGCGCCGGTCGTGTGCGTGCAGAACATGTACAACCTCGCGGTGCGGCACGACGACGAGCTGATCGACGCCCTCGCCGCGGACGGCATCGCGTACGTGCCGTTCTTCCCGCTGGGCGGCTTCAGCCCGCTGCAGTCGGCAGCGCTGTCCGGCGTCGCCGCCCGGGTGGGCGCGGCGCCGATGGCGGTGGCCCTGAGCTGGCTGCTCCAGCGCTCACCCAACATCCTGCTCATCCCCGGGACGAGATCGGTCGATCACCTGCGGGAGAACGTCGCCGGGGCGGGGCTCGCCCTCTCCGCGTCCGACGTCGCGGAGCTGGACGGCATCGGCGGCTAG
- a CDS encoding class I SAM-dependent methyltransferase has product MVQLAHALPAPAVAGARRIRHTAQAVALSGNSHECPACLGRFRHFLPWDRPDVVCPRCGSLERHRRAILFLRRHTDIHTAPLRVLHVAPEEALRREIEPLPSLDYVAGDLFPDARSVRLDVTAIDAADASFDVVLCSHVLEHVPDDAKALSEIRRVLRPDGWALLGVPVNPTLDAVYEDATITDEAGRLTHFGQADHVRWYTDDGFQERVRAAGLDVTAEPVAFSAWERDRYLLGTAEWDRVYLCRPV; this is encoded by the coding sequence ATGGTGCAGCTCGCGCACGCCCTGCCCGCTCCGGCCGTCGCCGGGGCCCGCCGGATCCGCCACACGGCCCAGGCGGTCGCGCTGTCCGGCAACAGCCACGAGTGCCCGGCCTGCCTGGGCCGCTTCCGGCACTTCCTGCCCTGGGACCGGCCGGACGTCGTCTGCCCGCGCTGCGGGAGCCTGGAGCGGCACCGCAGGGCGATCCTCTTCCTGCGCCGCCACACCGACATCCACACCGCACCCTTGCGCGTGCTGCACGTGGCGCCGGAGGAGGCGCTGCGCCGCGAGATCGAGCCGCTGCCGAGCCTGGACTACGTCGCGGGGGACCTCTTCCCGGACGCGCGCTCGGTCCGGCTGGACGTGACGGCGATCGACGCCGCCGACGCCTCGTTCGACGTGGTGCTCTGCTCCCATGTCCTGGAGCACGTGCCGGACGACGCGAAGGCGCTGTCCGAGATCCGGCGGGTGCTTCGCCCCGACGGCTGGGCCCTGCTCGGCGTGCCGGTGAACCCGACCCTGGACGCCGTCTACGAGGACGCCACGATCACCGACGAGGCCGGCCGGCTGACCCACTTCGGCCAGGCCGACCACGTGCGCTGGTACACCGACGACGGCTTCCAGGAGCGGGTGCGGGCCGCCGGGCTCGACGTCACGGCGGAGCCCGTCGCGTTCTCGGCCTGGGAGCGCGACCGCTATCTGCTCGGCACCGCCGAGTGGGACCGGGTCTACCTCTGCCGTCCGGTCTGA
- a CDS encoding class I SAM-dependent RNA methyltransferase — MTTQPTGPAPAQLTKGSEVELTVGPVAHGGHCVARHEGRVLFVRHAIPGERVLARVTDGGEGSRFLRADAVRVIEASPDRVEQPCPYAKPGRCGGCDWQHVALPAQRRLKADVVREQLRRLAGLDVPVEVEAVPGDSDGLGWRTRVRFAVDGEARLALRKHRSHELVQIDRCRIASPGVDEVGATARTWRGAAEVEVVASGAGDRAVLVAPAGRARPRLPGPGDLAEGTSVAVETPEGAERVRGRTWLRERAAGREWRVGAGGFWQVHPGAADTLVGAVMQGLRPQPGETVLDLYAGVGLFAGALAERVGPDGQVIAVEGDRRAVADARRNLHELPQARILDGAVDRVLAVPARLGADRADVVVLDPPRVGARAKVVGQIAALAPRAVAYVACDPAALARDLALFAERGYVLESLRAFDMFPMTQHVECVAVLGRQASS, encoded by the coding sequence GTGACGACCCAGCCCACCGGCCCGGCCCCGGCCCAGCTCACCAAGGGCTCGGAGGTCGAGCTGACGGTCGGCCCGGTCGCCCACGGCGGCCACTGCGTCGCACGCCACGAGGGACGGGTGCTCTTCGTCCGGCACGCGATCCCGGGCGAGCGGGTGCTCGCGCGCGTGACCGACGGCGGCGAGGGCTCCCGCTTCCTGCGCGCCGACGCCGTCCGGGTGATCGAGGCGTCGCCCGACCGCGTCGAGCAGCCCTGCCCCTACGCCAAGCCGGGCCGCTGCGGAGGCTGCGACTGGCAGCACGTGGCGCTGCCCGCCCAGCGCCGGCTCAAGGCGGACGTCGTGCGGGAGCAGCTGCGGCGGCTCGCCGGGCTCGACGTCCCGGTCGAGGTGGAGGCGGTGCCCGGGGACAGCGACGGCCTCGGCTGGCGCACACGCGTGCGGTTCGCGGTGGACGGGGAGGCCAGGCTCGCGCTGCGCAAGCACCGGTCGCACGAGCTGGTGCAGATCGACCGCTGCCGCATCGCCTCGCCGGGAGTGGACGAGGTCGGCGCCACCGCCCGGACGTGGCGGGGCGCGGCGGAGGTCGAGGTCGTGGCGTCCGGGGCGGGCGACCGTGCCGTGCTCGTCGCACCGGCCGGCCGGGCGCGGCCACGCCTGCCCGGGCCGGGTGACCTGGCCGAGGGCACGTCGGTGGCCGTGGAGACGCCGGAGGGGGCCGAGCGCGTCCGCGGCCGCACCTGGCTGCGCGAGCGGGCTGCCGGCCGCGAGTGGCGCGTCGGCGCCGGCGGCTTCTGGCAGGTGCACCCGGGCGCGGCAGACACGCTGGTCGGCGCGGTGATGCAGGGCCTGCGGCCGCAGCCGGGGGAGACCGTCCTCGACCTGTACGCCGGGGTCGGGCTCTTCGCCGGCGCGCTCGCCGAGCGGGTCGGGCCCGACGGGCAGGTGATCGCGGTCGAGGGGGACCGGCGCGCCGTCGCCGACGCACGCCGCAACCTGCACGAGCTGCCGCAGGCGCGCATCCTCGACGGCGCGGTCGACCGGGTGCTGGCGGTGCCCGCCCGGCTCGGCGCCGACCGCGCGGACGTCGTCGTCCTCGACCCGCCGCGGGTGGGCGCCCGGGCGAAGGTGGTCGGCCAGATCGCCGCCCTCGCGCCCCGCGCGGTCGCGTACGTCGCCTGCGACCCCGCGGCGCTGGCGCGTGACCTCGCGTTGTTCGCCGAGCGCGGCTACGTGCTCGAGTCGCTGCGCGCGTTCGACATGTTCCCCATGACCCAGCACGTGGAGTGCGTCGCGGTGCTGGGCCGCCAGGCCTCGTCCTGA
- a CDS encoding ABC transporter permease gives MSTATLAGRARWAAADAYVITRRDVQHWVNQPAPFVVGLLFPVLMVLMFGYLFGGAMESPAGGSYREFLLPGLFALTMAFGLEVTMIAVATDAARGVTDRFRSIPMHPAAVVVGRSAADMISAALGLAVMLACGLLVGWEPHRGMPRALAAVGLLLLLRWSLVWVGVWLGLLVKGPESVVAVQILVWPVGFLSSALVDPSTMPGWLGAVAEWNPLSATAAATRELFGNPGFGGTSFAAEHALEIALAWPLLLVAVFLPLSVLRFRKLSS, from the coding sequence ATGAGCACCGCGACCCTCGCCGGGCGCGCCCGCTGGGCGGCCGCCGACGCGTACGTCATCACCCGCCGCGACGTGCAGCACTGGGTCAACCAGCCCGCCCCCTTCGTGGTGGGCCTGCTCTTCCCCGTGCTCATGGTGCTGATGTTCGGCTACCTGTTCGGCGGCGCGATGGAGTCGCCGGCCGGCGGGAGCTACCGGGAGTTCCTGCTGCCCGGCCTCTTCGCCCTCACGATGGCGTTCGGCCTGGAGGTCACCATGATCGCCGTGGCCACCGACGCCGCCCGCGGGGTGACCGACCGGTTCCGCTCCATCCCCATGCACCCCGCCGCCGTGGTGGTGGGGCGCAGCGCCGCGGACATGATCAGCGCGGCGCTCGGGCTGGCCGTCATGCTCGCCTGCGGGCTGCTGGTCGGCTGGGAGCCGCACCGCGGGATGCCCCGGGCGCTCGCCGCGGTCGGGCTGCTCCTGCTGCTGCGCTGGTCGCTGGTGTGGGTGGGCGTCTGGCTCGGGCTGCTCGTCAAGGGCCCGGAGTCCGTCGTGGCGGTGCAGATCCTGGTGTGGCCCGTCGGGTTCCTGTCCAGCGCGCTCGTCGACCCGTCGACCATGCCCGGCTGGCTGGGGGCGGTGGCCGAGTGGAACCCGCTCTCGGCGACCGCGGCCGCGACGCGCGAGCTCTTCGGCAACCCCGGCTTCGGCGGCACGTCCTTCGCCGCGGAGCACGCCCTGGAGATCGCGCTGGCCTGGCCGCTGCTGCTCGTCGCGGTGTTCTTGCCCTTGTCGGTCCTGCGGTTCCGGAAGCTCAGCTCCTAG
- a CDS encoding ATP-binding cassette domain-containing protein: protein MSPTEPAVLAEGLGKSFGPVRALERFDLAVPAGSVCGLLGPNGAGKTTAVRVLSTLLRPDAGTARVAGADVERDPGRVRASIGLVGQHAALDEALTGRQNLEMFARLHHLRPRTARARADELLAAFGLDDAGGRQVSGYSGGMRRRLDLAAGLVVGPAVLFLDEPTTGLDPAARADVWQAIRRLVAAGTTVLLTTQYLEEADQLASRVCVVAGGTVVAEGTPQELKARLGADRVEAVVRHARDLEPAAALVARATGAGAQADQATRRVQAPAPEGVRTLAAVLDALERAGIEVEDVGLRRPTLDEVFLHLTGPAAGAEVAA from the coding sequence ATGTCACCGACGGAGCCCGCCGTGCTCGCCGAGGGGCTGGGCAAGTCCTTCGGCCCGGTCCGTGCCCTCGAGCGGTTCGACCTGGCGGTTCCCGCCGGGTCGGTCTGCGGGCTGCTGGGCCCGAACGGCGCCGGCAAGACCACCGCGGTGCGGGTCCTCTCGACGCTGCTGCGCCCGGACGCCGGCACCGCGCGGGTCGCCGGCGCCGACGTCGAGCGCGACCCCGGGCGGGTGCGCGCGTCGATCGGGCTCGTGGGCCAGCACGCGGCCCTCGACGAGGCCCTCACCGGCCGGCAGAACCTGGAGATGTTCGCGCGCCTGCACCACCTGCGCCCCCGCACGGCCCGGGCCCGTGCCGACGAGCTGCTCGCCGCCTTCGGCCTCGACGACGCGGGCGGTCGGCAGGTGTCGGGCTACTCCGGCGGCATGCGGCGCCGGCTCGACCTCGCCGCCGGGCTGGTCGTCGGGCCCGCCGTCCTCTTCCTCGACGAGCCGACCACGGGGCTGGACCCCGCCGCTCGCGCCGACGTCTGGCAGGCGATCCGGCGGCTCGTCGCGGCGGGCACGACCGTCCTGCTGACGACGCAGTACCTCGAGGAGGCCGACCAGCTCGCGAGCCGGGTCTGCGTCGTGGCCGGCGGCACCGTCGTCGCCGAGGGGACGCCGCAGGAGCTCAAGGCCCGGCTCGGCGCCGACCGGGTCGAGGCCGTCGTGCGGCACGCGCGGGACCTGGAGCCGGCCGCCGCTCTGGTGGCCCGCGCCACGGGCGCCGGGGCCCAGGCCGACCAGGCGACACGGCGGGTGCAGGCCCCCGCGCCGGAGGGGGTACGCACGCTGGCGGCCGTGCTCGACGCGCTCGAGCGAGCGGGGATCGAGGTCGAGGACGTGGGGCTGCGCCGCCCGACGCTGGACGAGGTCTTCCTGCACCTCACCGGGCCGGCGGCCGGTGCGGAGGTGGCCGCATGA
- the cobF gene encoding precorrin-6A synthase (deacetylating), with product MRQLLVIGIGAGDPDYVTIQAVKALNRVDVFFVLDKGEAKQDLVALREEILRRHVERDHRVVSARDPERDVSAGPYAEAVEDWRRRRADVCERMILDELPDGGTGAFLVWGDPSLYDSTLGIVEDIAARGNVELDYEVVPGISSVSALAARHRTVLNRVGGGVQVTTGRRMSAGFPADVDDVAVMLDVRPMTRLPAEGVDVYWGAYVGTPDEILLAGPLEKVAPRIDAAREEARARKGWIMDTYLLRRRS from the coding sequence GTGCGGCAGCTTCTGGTCATCGGCATCGGCGCGGGCGACCCCGACTACGTCACCATTCAGGCGGTGAAGGCGCTCAACCGGGTGGACGTCTTCTTCGTGCTGGACAAGGGCGAGGCCAAGCAGGACCTGGTGGCGCTGCGCGAGGAGATCCTGCGGCGGCACGTCGAGCGCGACCATCGGGTCGTCTCGGCCCGCGACCCCGAGCGCGACGTCTCCGCGGGGCCGTACGCCGAGGCCGTCGAGGACTGGCGGCGGCGCCGGGCCGACGTCTGCGAGCGGATGATCCTGGACGAGCTACCCGACGGCGGGACCGGCGCCTTCCTCGTGTGGGGCGACCCCTCGCTGTACGACAGCACGCTGGGGATCGTCGAGGACATCGCGGCCCGCGGGAACGTCGAGCTCGACTACGAGGTCGTGCCCGGGATCAGCAGCGTGTCGGCGCTGGCCGCCCGGCACCGCACGGTGCTCAACCGGGTCGGCGGCGGCGTGCAGGTCACGACCGGCCGGCGCATGTCCGCGGGCTTCCCCGCCGACGTCGACGACGTGGCGGTCATGCTCGACGTGCGCCCGATGACCCGGCTTCCCGCCGAGGGCGTCGACGTCTACTGGGGGGCCTACGTCGGCACCCCCGACGAGATCCTGCTCGCGGGCCCGCTCGAGAAGGTCGCGCCGCGCATCGACGCGGCCCGCGAGGAGGCCCGTGCCCGCAAGGGCTGGATCATGGACACCTACCTGCTGCGCCGCCGCTCCTGA